A single Mytilus trossulus isolate FHL-02 chromosome 12, PNRI_Mtr1.1.1.hap1, whole genome shotgun sequence DNA region contains:
- the LOC134693281 gene encoding G-protein coupled receptor dmsr-1-like, which translates to MNNTTSNVSNLGQCDQPINELFAYACVYYTLHGYLSLAICCFGVPTNLVNIIILTRKSMRNPINNILTGIAISDAITMMSYIPFAIHFYIQHGLERTPAKYTFEWTWFLALHVNVSVTTHMISIWLGVCMSIVRYIYIKSMGIGKINIDQAKSVILVVMVFLISILFCIPNYYITKVRITAGSDNVYMLENLRLGEKDMPWIEALAAWIFILMGKIGPCILITISGSLLLYTLHISQERTKALKGARVEERMRTHRRTTIMLLAIICMFIVAELPQSILLLIGIFKENFFKVEYALLADTIDILALINNATNFIMYCAMSRQFRDILFEMTCKYLHNGEDASYSHVKAIQTKTSHVHV; encoded by the coding sequence ATGAACAACACAACGTCGAATGTCTCTAACTTGGGCCAAtgtgatcaaccaatcaatgaGTTGTTTGCGTATGCATGCGTATATTATACATTGCATGGTTACCTAAGCTTGGCAATTTGCTGTTTCGGAGTTCCTACAAATTTGGTGAACATTATAATACTTACTAGAAAGAGCATGCGAAACCCAATCAATAATATCTTAACCGGCATTGCAATCTCAGACGCCATAACAATGATGTCATACATACCATTTgcaattcatttttatatacaacACGGCCTTGAACGAACACCAGCCAAATACACATTCGAATGGACTTGGTTTCTTGCCTTACATGTTAACGTGAGTGTTACCACACACATGATTTCAATATGGCTAGGAGTGTGCATGTCAATTGTGCGATATATCTACATAAAATCTATGGGAATAGGAAAAATAAATATCGACCAAGCAAAATCGGTTATACTAGTGGTGATGGTATTCCTTATATCCATATTGTTTTGTATACCAAATTATTATATCACAAAAGTACGTATAACTGCAGGATCGGATAATGTGTACATGCTTGAAAATTTACGTTTAGGGGAAAAGGATATGCCTTGGATAGAAGCTTTAGCTGCttggatatttattttgatgGGTAAAATAGGACCTTGTATACTTATAACAATATCCGGAAGTCTTCTTTTGTACACATTACACATAAGTCAAGAACGAACCAAAGCACTGAAAGGAGCAAGAGTTGAAGAACGCATGCGCACTCACCGACGGACAACAATTATGCTGCTGgctattatttgtatgtttattgTGGCTGAGCTTCCACAGTCAATCTTACTTTTGATTGgcattttcaaagaaaatttcttcaaagtGGAATATGCTTTGTTAGCAgatacaattgatattttagCACTTATCAATAACGCAACTAACTTTATTATGTATTGTGCTATGAGTAGACAATTTCGTGATATACTCTTTGAAATGACATgcaaatatttacataatggCGAAGATGCCTCTTACAGTCACGTTAAAGCAATTCAGACAAAAACGTCGCATGTCCATGTGTAA